From the genome of Triticum aestivum cultivar Chinese Spring chromosome 3B, IWGSC CS RefSeq v2.1, whole genome shotgun sequence, one region includes:
- the LOC123066223 gene encoding F-box protein At1g67340 — MRTRSGSLYTCDQAAPVAGQKRKRSPAAAGEGCGLLRKRQAAGPDFLDAIPDDLVLSIFSRLAASANSPSDLLSVHLTCKRLNGLGQQDMVFAKASPASLAVKAAAWSEPVQRFLKGCADAGNLEACYILGMIRFYCLGSQSGGAALLAKAAVGGHPAALYSLAVIQFNGSGGARSDRDLRAGAALCARSAALGHVDALRELGHCLQDGYGVRRDPAEGRRLLVAANARELSLALAATAASAAYPFASLPIGAVAGGAGVGVCSSPLLSDFGWSLPEAEPHTANQFMSDWWALSCVQACAKKPEAATTGESEGELRLCSHMRCGRKETRRHEFRRCSVCGAANYCSRACQALDWKRAHKAQCVPSACQPLNRIAT, encoded by the exons ATGAGGACGAGGAGCGGCTCTCTCTATACCTGCGACCAAGCGGCTCCCGTCGCCGGGCAGAAGAGGAAGAGGTCGCCTGCCGCCGCCGGCGAGGGATGCGGCCTGCTTCGGAAGCGGCAGGCTGCGGGGCCGGACTTTTTGGATGCCATCCCTGATGACCTCGTGCTGTCTATCTTCTCCAGGCTCGCCGCATCTGCAAACTCCCCGTCCGACCTGCTGTCTGTCCACCTAAC GTGCAAGAGACTGAACGGCCTGGGACAACAGGACATGGTGTTCGCCAAGGCCTCGCCGGCGTCGCTGGCCGTCAAGGCGGCGGCGTGGTCGGAGCCCGTGCAGCGGTTTTTAAAGGGCTGCGCTGACGCCGGCAACCTTGAGGCTTGCTATATTCTCGGCATG ATCCGGTTCTATTGCCTTGGCAGCCAGAGCGGCGGCGCGGCTCTTCTCGCGAAGGCGGCGGTCGGTGGGCACCCGGCGGCGCTCTACTCGCTGGCGGTCATCCAGTTCAACGGGAGCGGTGGCGCCAGGTCGGACCGCGACCTGCGCGCCGGGGCGGCACTCTGCGCGCGCTCCGCCGCGCTGGGCCACGTCGACGCGCTCCGCGAGCTCGGGCACTGCCTCCAGGACGGCTACGGCGTGCGCCGCGACCCGGCCGAgggccgccgcctcctcgtcgccgccaaCGCCCGCGAGCTCTCCCTCGCGCTCGCCGCCACGGCGGCCAGTGCGGCCTACCCCTTCGCCTCCCTGCCCATCGGCGCCGTCGCGGGCGGCGCCGGCGTTGGCGTCTGCAGCTCCCCTCTTCTCTCGGACTTCGGGTGGAGCCTGCCGGAGGCAGAGCCGCACACGGCGAACCAGTTCATGTCGGACTGGTGGGCGTTGAGCTGCGTGCAGGCGTGCGCCAAGAAGCCCGAGGCGGCGACCACCGGCGAGAGCGAGGGCGAGCTACGGCTGTGCTCCCACATGCGGTGCGGGCGCAAGGAGACGCGGCGGCACGAGTTCCGGCGCTGCTCCGTGTGCGGCGCGGCCAACTACTGCTCCCGCGCGTGCCAGGCCCTGGACTGGAAGCGCGCCCACAAGGCCCAGTGCGTGCCCAGTGCGTGCCAGCCCCTGAATAGGATTGCAACTTAA